The following proteins are co-located in the Solanum pennellii chromosome 1, SPENNV200 genome:
- the LOC107002875 gene encoding uncharacterized protein LOC107002875, with product MENFSGFGLGNTFRKQRTDLYRRPQKESQLNLNCRDNSSISSTPPSDSLSKASSCDNSDYGNISRTSYSNLSEAEAAGEFGDEGGNSGYSCSSDTEQKHGQIDMSRFSETDQATSRVEDPKSGTVMCSNHSGMPGVVSDGAGNDTKVKKVKLKVGGVTRTINTSVAGSSSTKSLSSSDAPQKWQPKQNTGGHHSSYCGRAIGLRGIPWKDFAKTGFGVGKVDSSTDQLPGQIAPLKQLGKYEASHKSKSLLKRHLSGETFDDEDTEDDDDDEIRYLEKLRSSKYSAGYSAGYEDDDEVGCRKKRKISRVLSQTSKVYSADLSDYDSLKAVKGIEKSKSERASQGSDYEEVVVSDTELVPKKKKQLKELADISVVERRKMAVTTRQQALRSGKDISCSAGLSAVEFPHRLPPAPPKKQKEKLSEVEQQLKKAEAAQRRRMQAEKAARESEAEAIRKILSQDSSRKKREDKIKKRQEELAQERTGAASSLSSNAIRWVMGPSGTVVIFPNEMGLPSIFEPKACSYPPPREKCAGPSCMNTYKYRDSKSKLPLCSLQCYKAIREKI from the exons ATGGAGAACTTCAGCGGTTTTGGGTTGGGCAACACATTTAGGAAACAGAGAACTGATCTATATCGGCGGCCTCAAAAGGAGTCTCAGTTGAATCTAAATTGTCGTGATAATTCATCCATTTCATCAACACCACCATCTGATAGTTTGAGCAAAGCATCTAGTTGTGATAATTCTGATTATGGTAATATTTCAAGAACATCTTATAGTAACCTCAGTGAAGCTGAGGCTGCCGGTGAGTTTGGTGACGAAGGTGGGAACTCTGGGTACTCCTGTTCCAGTGATACCGAGCAAAAGCATGGTCAGATAGATATGAGTAGATTTAGTGAAACTGACCAAGCAACATCTCGGGTAGAGGATCCCAAAAGTGGAACTGTGATGTGCAGTAATCATTCTGGAATGCCAGGAGTAGTATCAGATGGAGCTGGGAATGACACCAAAGTCAAGAAAGTGAAACTCAAAGTTGGTGGTGTTACAAGAACAATAAACACTTCTGTCGCTGGATCCTCTTCAACGAAGTCTTTGTCCTCTTCAGATGCCCCTCAGAAATGGCAACCCAAG CAGAATACAGGTGGACATCATTCCTCTTATTGTGGAAGGGCAATTGGCTTGCGAGGTATCCCCTGGAAGGATTTTGCTAAAACTGGTTTTGGTGTTGGGAAAGTGGATTCATCGACGGATCAGTTACCTGGGCAGATTGCCCCTTTGAAACAATTAGGAAAATATGAGGCATCTCATAAAAGCAAGTCTCTGCTAAAAAGACATTTATCAGGTGAAACATTCGATGATGAAGACactgaggatgatgatgatgatgagatcCGTTACCTGGAGAAGCTCAGGTCTTCCAAATATTCTGCTGGTTATAGTGCTGGctatgaggatgatgatgaagtTGGATGTAGAAAAAAGCGGAAGATATCAAGGGTGTTAAGTCAAACTAGCAAAGTTTATAGTGCAGATCTGAGTGATTACGATTCGCTTAAAGCAGTTAAAGGGATTGAGAAATCCAAATCTGAAAGAGCATCTCAGGGTTCGGACTATGAAGAGGTGGTGGTTTCTGATACTGAGTTAGTAcccaagaagaagaaacaacTAAAGGAATTAGCTGATATCTCAGTAGTTGAAAGGAGAAAAATGGCCGTGACTACTCGCCAGCAGGCACTTCGATCTGGAAAAGATATTTCTTGCAGTGCAGGCTTGAGTGCAGTTGAGTTTCCCCATAGACTTCCACCTGCACCACCTAAAA AACAAAAGGAGAAGCTCTCTGAAGTGGAACAGCAGTTGAAGAAAGCTGAGGCTGCGCAAAGACGCAGGATGCAAGCTGAAAAGGCTGCTCGAGAGTCCGAG GCTGAAGCAATAAGGAAAATCCTAAGTCAAGATTCTAGTAGGAAAAAGCGAGAAGATAAAATTAAGAAGCGTCAAGAGGAGTTAGCACAG GAAAGAACTGGAGCAGCTTCTTCACTATCATCAAATGCTATCAGATGGGTTATGGGTCCTTCTGGTACTGTTGTGATATTTCCCAATGAGATGGGACTCCCAAGCATATTTGAACCTAAGGCTTGCAG CTATCCACCTCCTCGCGAGAAATGTGCCGGTCCATCTTGTATGAATACATACAAATACAGAGACTCCAAATCAAAACTGCCTCTCTGCAGTCTCCAGTGCTACAAGGCAATACGTGAGAAGATTTAA